A genomic stretch from Ancylobacter sp. IITR112 includes:
- a CDS encoding iron chaperone: MLGQLRAQLSRARPGAEEVMMYDRPGFQIEGTIVAGYAAFSKQCGLYVDPGAIAAHADEIASSKLKATKTGVTFLVSKPITDQLVRKLAVSSRSKKGF, from the coding sequence ATGTTGGGCCAGCTGCGCGCGCAGTTATCGCGGGCGCGGCCAGGCGCCGAAGAAGTCATGATGTACGATAGGCCCGGATTTCAGATCGAAGGGACGATCGTCGCGGGCTATGCCGCCTTCAGCAAACAATGTGGTCTCTATGTCGATCCGGGTGCAATTGCGGCCCATGCAGACGAGATCGCATCTTCGAAACTCAAGGCGACTAAGACCGGAGTTACGTTCTTGGTGAGTAAGCCTATTACTGATCAACTCGTTAGGAAATTGGCAGTGAGTTCGCGAAGCAAGAAGGGATTCTAG
- a CDS encoding transcriptional repressor TraM: protein MGNDQNCAVQPEHKVTLRPVVGLTEHLPKRDLEQITIQAIRTHRRLRDAAEAKYEEWRRSPPVANCESVGPARIAYVSAMIDMHAQQTLLSTLLDVLGHVPPVPVE from the coding sequence ATGGGAAACGACCAGAACTGCGCTGTGCAGCCGGAGCACAAAGTCACGCTGAGGCCGGTCGTCGGCCTGACCGAGCATCTCCCCAAGCGAGATCTCGAACAAATCACAATTCAGGCAATCAGGACACATCGGCGCCTCCGCGACGCGGCCGAGGCGAAATATGAGGAATGGCGCAGGTCGCCGCCTGTTGCCAACTGTGAAAGCGTAGGTCCCGCCCGCATCGCCTATGTCAGCGCGATGATCGACATGCATGCCCAACAGACCCTCCTTTCGACGCTCCTCGACGTCCTCGGCCATGTCCCGCCGGTGCCGGTGGAGTGA